The Melospiza georgiana isolate bMelGeo1 chromosome 9, bMelGeo1.pri, whole genome shotgun sequence genome has a segment encoding these proteins:
- the LOC131086708 gene encoding cystathionine gamma-lyase-like isoform X2: protein MAGKGTEGFLPPFKHFATHAIHAGQEPEQWRSGAMVPPISLSTTFKQRAPGDHAGYDYIRSGNPTRDCLEKAVAALDGAKYSLAYSSGLAALLNICHLLKTGDSVICMDDVYGGTNRYFQKVASENNLKVIFVDCTKPKCLEAAITPETKLVWLESPTNPTLKVIDIKACADIAHRHPGVLVAVDNSFMSPYFQRPLALGADICMSSATKYMNGHSDVLMGLVSVNRDDLYERLKFLQYSLGAVPSPFDCFLCNRGLKTLHIRMKLHFHNGLAVAKFLESHPSVEKVIYPGLPSHPQYEVMKRQCSGCPGMVTFYIKGKKENASAFLRNLKVFALAESLGGYESLAEHPAIMTHASVPEAERKTLGISDTLIRLSVGLEDEEDLLADLDQALKAAFA from the exons ATGGCAGGCAAGGGGACGGAGGGGTTCTTGCCGCCCTTCAAGCACTTCGCCACCCATGCCATCCATGCCGGCCAGGAGCCCGAGCAATGGCGCTCCGGGGCCATGGTGCCGCCCATCTCGCTCTCCACCACCTTCAAGCAGCGGGCTCCCGGCGACCACGCG GGTTATGACTACATCCGGTCTGGGAACCCCACTCGGGATTGCCTGGaaaaggctgtggctgccctcgATGGAGCCAAATACA GCTTGGCTTATTCCTCTGGCTTAGCAGCTCTTTTGAACATCTGTCACCTGCTGAAGACAGGGGACTCAGTTATCTGCATGGATGATGTCTATGGAG gcACAAACAGATACTTCCAGAAAGTAGcctcagaaaataatttgaaagtaatttttgttGACTGCACAAAGCCAAAATGCCTGGAAGCTGCAATTACACCAGAGACCAAG CTGGTTTGGCTGGAGAGCCCCACGAACCCCACACTGAAGGTGATCGACATCAAAGCCTGCGCAGACATCGCGCACAGGCACCCGGGGGTGCTGGTGGCCGTGGACAACAGCTTCATGTCTCCATATTTCCAG cGTCCTTTGGCCCTGGGGGCTGATATTTGTATGTCTTCTGCAACCAAATACATGAATG GGCACAGCGATGTCCTCATGGGCCTGGTCTCTGTAAACAGGGATGATCTCTATGAGAGGCTGAAATTCCTGCAGTACT ccctgggagctgtccCCTCTCCCTTTGACTGCTTCCTCTGCAACCGGGGCCTCAAGACTCTGCACATCAGGATGAAGCTGCACTTCCACAACGGCCTGGCTGTGGCCAAGTTCCTGGAATCCCATCCCAGTGTGGAGAAAGTCATTTACCCAG GGCTGCCTTCCCACCCTCAGTATGAGGTGATGAAGAGGCAGTGCTCAGGCTGTCCTGGGATGGTCACGTTCTAcatcaaagggaaaaaagaaaatgcctcTGCCTTTCTCAGGAACTTGAAG GTGTTTGCCTTGGCTGAGAGTCTGGGTGGCTATGAGAGCCTGGCAGAGCATCC ggCCATCATGACCCACGCCTCAGTGCCTGAGGCGGAAAGGAAAACTCTGGGAATCAGTGACACCTTGATCCGCCTCTCAGTGGGgctggaggatgaggaggatctGCTGGCAGACCTGGACCAGGCCCTGAAGGCTGCG TTTGCATAA
- the LOC131086708 gene encoding cystathionine gamma-lyase-like isoform X1 — translation MDVWGEAGECGSLPQCTPGPFSDRDAPLHVVPGHNPTALGGAGCPQPGLFKEPRAAVIPDFLSALSDVCFLFPPQGYDYIRSGNPTRDCLEKAVAALDGAKYSLAYSSGLAALLNICHLLKTGDSVICMDDVYGGTNRYFQKVASENNLKVIFVDCTKPKCLEAAITPETKLVWLESPTNPTLKVIDIKACADIAHRHPGVLVAVDNSFMSPYFQRPLALGADICMSSATKYMNGHSDVLMGLVSVNRDDLYERLKFLQYSLGAVPSPFDCFLCNRGLKTLHIRMKLHFHNGLAVAKFLESHPSVEKVIYPGLPSHPQYEVMKRQCSGCPGMVTFYIKGKKENASAFLRNLKVFALAESLGGYESLAEHPAIMTHASVPEAERKTLGISDTLIRLSVGLEDEEDLLADLDQALKAAFA, via the exons ATGGATGTCTGGGGAGAAGCAGGAGAATGTGGCTCCTTGCCCCAGTGCACCCCAGGCCCTTTCTCTGACAGGGATGCCCCACTGCATGTTGTGCCAGGACACAATCCTActgctttgggaggagctggaTGCCCTCAGCCAGGGCTCTTTAAGGAACCTAGAGCTGCTGTTATCCCAGACTTTCTCAGTGCTCTCTCTGATGTTTGTTTCTTGTTTCCACCCCAGGGTTATGACTACATCCGGTCTGGGAACCCCACTCGGGATTGCCTGGaaaaggctgtggctgccctcgATGGAGCCAAATACA GCTTGGCTTATTCCTCTGGCTTAGCAGCTCTTTTGAACATCTGTCACCTGCTGAAGACAGGGGACTCAGTTATCTGCATGGATGATGTCTATGGAG gcACAAACAGATACTTCCAGAAAGTAGcctcagaaaataatttgaaagtaatttttgttGACTGCACAAAGCCAAAATGCCTGGAAGCTGCAATTACACCAGAGACCAAG CTGGTTTGGCTGGAGAGCCCCACGAACCCCACACTGAAGGTGATCGACATCAAAGCCTGCGCAGACATCGCGCACAGGCACCCGGGGGTGCTGGTGGCCGTGGACAACAGCTTCATGTCTCCATATTTCCAG cGTCCTTTGGCCCTGGGGGCTGATATTTGTATGTCTTCTGCAACCAAATACATGAATG GGCACAGCGATGTCCTCATGGGCCTGGTCTCTGTAAACAGGGATGATCTCTATGAGAGGCTGAAATTCCTGCAGTACT ccctgggagctgtccCCTCTCCCTTTGACTGCTTCCTCTGCAACCGGGGCCTCAAGACTCTGCACATCAGGATGAAGCTGCACTTCCACAACGGCCTGGCTGTGGCCAAGTTCCTGGAATCCCATCCCAGTGTGGAGAAAGTCATTTACCCAG GGCTGCCTTCCCACCCTCAGTATGAGGTGATGAAGAGGCAGTGCTCAGGCTGTCCTGGGATGGTCACGTTCTAcatcaaagggaaaaaagaaaatgcctcTGCCTTTCTCAGGAACTTGAAG GTGTTTGCCTTGGCTGAGAGTCTGGGTGGCTATGAGAGCCTGGCAGAGCATCC ggCCATCATGACCCACGCCTCAGTGCCTGAGGCGGAAAGGAAAACTCTGGGAATCAGTGACACCTTGATCCGCCTCTCAGTGGGgctggaggatgaggaggatctGCTGGCAGACCTGGACCAGGCCCTGAAGGCTGCG TTTGCATAA